CGATTTAAAACAAAAGATAAAAGAAACCCTTGAGATCAAGGGACCAAAATATATTGAGATTCTTTCTCCCTGTATCCCGGGATGGCGTATTGAAGCTAAAGACACAGTAAACATCGCTCGTTTAATAGTGGAAACAGGGTATTGGCCATTATTTGTTTGTAAAAAAGGCAAACTAAAACTTACTTATCAACCCCAAAAACTTTTATCACTAGAAGAGTGGTTCAAAGTAGATCCCCGATTTCATTTCTTGCTTAAAGATAAAAACAAAATAAAAAAACTCCAAGAAAAAGTTAAAAAAGAATGGAAAAAATGGCAAAAAAATTAAAAACAACCCTACCTTATATTTCTTATTTGATTTTTGTTCCTAATTAACAAAGCAAAATTTTAAAAGTTTTGAGTTTTATTTTACTGATTTATACAAAAAAAGACCGCTTAGCGGTCTTTTTAGTTAACAGAAGGTTTTATTTCCTCCAAGGCCCTATTCCCAAAAATTTTTATCCATTCATCATATCCTCCCATAAAAACCCAGAAACAATATACCAACATTTGCTCTATAACCTCTATTATCTTTTCTTCATCATTACAACCTGAAACCTTAGTCATTTTAAGCCAACCGCTATTTTTTATCTCTTGAATAGTCCTACTAAAAGAAGAAGGCCTTGGATTTTTAGCAGAAACTTGAACAAAACGCTTTTTCCCCTCATCAAAAGATATTACAATAAAAACAAAAAACATCTGCCTTACCTCCTCTTTTTTCAGCCACTCTTAACACTGCTGAGCGCGATGCCGGATTTTTCTCCAGCTCTAAACAGCTCGGGAAAAATCGGCCTATGTTTTTTAAGGAGCCAGATTTCAAAACTCTGCCAAAAATTATGTCCTTTTTTGGCTCAGATGTTAACCTAAAAATTCGTTTAACCAACCTGTCTTCAAGAGAGTGAAAAGATATCACTAAAATTCTGGCCTGGGGAGAAAGAAGGGAAATCGCTTTTTTAACACCGATTTGGACATTGTCCAACTCTTTATTCACATAGATTCTCAATGCCTGAAAGGTTTTTGTAGCTGGATGAGTTTTGCCCCAAAACTTTCTGGGCACAGCTTGAGCCACAATCTCTGCCAACTCCCTAGCTGTTCTTATTTCCTTTTTTGAACGAACACTAATAATAGCCTCAGCTATTTTTTTAGCCCACCTTTCTTCTCCATAAACTTTTAAAATCTCAGCAATTTCTTCTTTTGAATACCCTCTAACTATATCCAGTGCTGTCTCCTTTCTTATCTTTGAATACCTCATATCCAATAGTGAATCTTCTTGAAAAGAAAAACCCTTTTTTGCTTTTTTAAAATGGAAAGAGCTGGCACCAAGATCAAAAAGAATACCGTCTATTTTTTTGATTTTTAAGCGAGAAAGTGTTTTATCTAAATCAAGATAACTACAATTTTTAAAAATAACACAAGGGGAAAAAGCAGCTAGCCTCTTCTTTGCTCTTTTTAAAATCTCTTCATCCCAATCAAGACAAATCAATTTTAGTTTATTAAGCCAGCCCTCTTTTTGTGCTTTTTTAAGTAAAGCTAAAGAGTGCCCCCCTTCTCCGCAAGTAGCGTCAACTATAAAAACCCTCTTTTTCTTGGAGAGCAGATAAACATTAACCCAATATTTAAGCACCTTTTTGAGCAAAACAGGTTTATGATACATAAAAACCTATTAACTAAACCAGGTCCAAACCCCTAAAACAATCAAAAACAAACCAGCGAAGAGCTCCAACCAGCGCTGGTATTTGGTCATAAAAGTAGTTAATCTGTCTAAAGCTATAAAAGCAGAACTAACCAACAAAGCAATCAAAAGCATTGGCAGAATAAAAATTAAATTATAGTAAAAAAGCCAAGCCAAAGAGGAAAACAACTTAACATCACTTAGCAAGCCACCAGCAACAAAGTAAGGGCCCGCGCTGCAAGGCAATAAAAACAAAGAAATAAGAACACCGGCGACAAACATCCCTTTTAAACTAAAGGCTCTATTGAGAATTTCTTTTATTTTCAAGCCAAAAAGAGGTTGGATCTTACAGGTACCGGCTTTAGAACGCAAAAACTCTACTAAGTTGTATAACCCTAACAGCACCGCTAAAACTGCCACCGCTTTATACAACCAAAAAGAAAAAGAAAGATTTAAGGAAGAAATTCCCTTAAAACCCAAAACAATAAAAACGCCTAAACAAAAATAAACTAAAAAAATTGCCCCCATAAAACTTAAAGAACTAAGAAAAATTCTTTTGCCAGAAAACTTTTTGCTTTCAGCCAAAACCATAAGCAAAAGCAAAAAAATACTTAAAGCGCAAGGGTTAACTGAATCAGCCAAAGCCAAAAGGGTGATACTGAGGCAACTCACACACTTATCAGAAAGAGCTACCGCTGGCTCAGGACACTTCAGTTCACCAGAAACATCTTTAAGAATTGACTCTAATTGAGTAGAAATATCCTTGCCCACTAAAAATTTATCTCCGACAAAAACAATCGGCACCTTGCCCCAATAACGATAAGGAACCTTATAATAATGTAAAAGAGCTCGCAAAAGAGTGGGATTGGTTTTAGCATTAAGCTGTTTTTTGGCAATTGAATACTGCTCTTTGAGAGAGTCTATTTTTTGGGCTGCTTTTTGACACTCTGGGCAGCCGGGAGCAAAGAAAAAATAAAGACAGATATCGCCTTCTGTTTTTTCCTCCTTAAGCGTCTCTTGGCCTTCACAGGAAGATCCAGAAGAGTCAAGAGTGCAGACATCACTGGCAAATATATTTTTTGGGAAAAAAACCAGGCTTAAGAACAAAAAAATAAAAATAATTTTTAGCCAACGCATTTTCCTCTTGTTATGTACTTGGACCCAGCGGGACTTGAACCCGCAACCTCCGCCATGCCATAGCGGCGCTCTACCAATTGAGCTATGGGCCCAAATTTAATTTTGAATCTACTCCCAATGTTTTTTCAAGAATCTTCTCCAGCGCTCCAAAGCGAAGCTTTAGGAGCGCCCCGCCAACGGCGGAGTTGAGCTATAAGCCCAAAAAGCGGGTGAGGGGAATTGAACCCCTATCTCAACCTTGGGAAGGTCGCGTTCTACCGTTGAACTACACCCGCAAAATCTATATCTCTACTTTTTTCGCCAAAACTAAATATACTTTCCTTAAAAAAGGCTTTATTATATTAACAAAACCTATTCAATTTTCAAGGACCGAGTTTCTCTTTATCCTGCTTGAAGATTCCAACCAACACGATTATATTATACAAAACCACACACCCTAGTTTAAACACTCCAAAAGTTAATATGAAAAAAGATACCAAAAATACAAACAAAGATATAATAAATTTTTATCTAACAGATGAATATATTACCAAAAACCCTTCGCTTGATATAGAAGACTCACCCTGGAAAGTCAGCAAAATCATCCCTCTTGTTAATAAATTTACAAAACACCTTAACAAAGATGAAATCACTCTATTGGATGTCGGAGGTGGAGCAGGAGCAATCCTTAGTGCAATATCTACTTACATAAAGAAAAAACATCATATAAAAGTTAATAAATTTGCATTGGATTTAAGCCCAGGAAT
The sequence above is drawn from the bacterium genome and encodes:
- the rsmH gene encoding 16S rRNA (cytosine(1402)-N(4))-methyltransferase RsmH — translated: MYHKPVLLKKVLKYWVNVYLLSKKKRVFIVDATCGEGGHSLALLKKAQKEGWLNKLKLICLDWDEEILKRAKKRLAAFSPCVIFKNCSYLDLDKTLSRLKIKKIDGILFDLGASSFHFKKAKKGFSFQEDSLLDMRYSKIRKETALDIVRGYSKEEIAEILKVYGEERWAKKIAEAIISVRSKKEIRTARELAEIVAQAVPRKFWGKTHPATKTFQALRIYVNKELDNVQIGVKKAISLLSPQARILVISFHSLEDRLVKRIFRLTSEPKKDIIFGRVLKSGSLKNIGRFFPSCLELEKNPASRSAVLRVAEKRGGKADVFCFYCNIF